A genomic region of Persephonella marina EX-H1 contains the following coding sequences:
- a CDS encoding type II toxin-antitoxin system VapC family toxin: protein MIILDTNIIIELFKGNTETRELLESRNEENFSISIITGMELYYGAINKRELNKIKKFLKSFNLLAINEEISRISLELIEKYSKSHGLEIPDALIAATSIYYDAPLLTYNKKDFKYIKDLKLL from the coding sequence TTATTTAAAGGAAACACCGAAACAAGAGAGCTTCTTGAGAGTAGAAATGAAGAAAACTTCTCAATTAGTATTATAACCGGTATGGAGCTATACTATGGAGCTATAAATAAAAGGGAGTTAAACAAAATAAAGAAATTTCTAAAAAGTTTTAATCTATTAGCAATAAACGAGGAAATATCAAGAATATCTTTAGAATTAATAGAAAAATATTCCAAAAGTCATGGATTAGAAATTCCTGATGCTTTAATAGCAGCAACATCTATATATTATGATGCTCCATTACTAACTTATAACAAAAAAGACTTCAAATATATCAAAGATTTAAAGCTTCTTTAG
- a CDS encoding UPF0175 family protein: MKILMEVPDELKLKEDEIKIAALAKLYELGKISSGKAAELLGISRIEFLDLLGKYKVQIEPDTEKELLKDIENA, translated from the coding sequence ATGAAAATTTTAATGGAAGTCCCTGATGAATTAAAGCTAAAAGAAGATGAAATAAAAATAGCAGCATTAGCTAAATTATACGAACTTGGAAAAATATCTTCTGGTAAAGCTGCAGAACTTTTAGGTATTTCCCGTATTGAGTTTTTAGATTTACTTGGAAAGTATAAAGTTCAGATAGAACCAGATACAGAGAAGGAACTTTTAAAGGATATAGAGAATGCCTAA
- a CDS encoding DUF3368 domain-containing protein, translating to MDKGEAETIALSIEISADLLLMDEKLGRKIAEEKGIKISGTIGVLLKAKKKGIIQEVKPLIYELIAFINWHYRKAIHQRL from the coding sequence TTGGATAAAGGAGAAGCTGAAACTATTGCATTATCAATAGAAATCTCAGCAGATTTATTGTTAATGGATGAAAAACTTGGAAGAAAAATTGCTGAAGAAAAAGGTATAAAAATCAGTGGAACAATTGGAGTATTACTTAAGGCTAAGAAAAAAGGAATTATTCAAGAAGTCAAACCCTTAATATATGAATTGATAGCTTTCATAAACTGGCATTACAGAAAAGCAATCCACCAGAGACTTTGA
- a CDS encoding DUF6364 family protein, producing MKTKLTLRMEKDVIEKIKEVSKEKGISVSKLIENFFKTLTKEEEENLTPTVKKLKGILKNKEIDEDEYRKYLEDKYL from the coding sequence ATGAAAACAAAGCTAACCTTAAGAATGGAAAAAGATGTAATAGAAAAGATAAAAGAAGTATCTAAGGAAAAAGGTATATCAGTATCAAAACTGATTGAAAACTTTTTTAAAACTTTAACAAAGGAAGAAGAAGAAAATCTAACCCCAACGGTAAAGAAATTAAAAGGAATATTGAAGAATAAAGAAATTGATGAGGATGAATACAGAAAATATTTAGAGGATAAATATCTGTGA
- a CDS encoding type II toxin-antitoxin system VapC family toxin, which yields MRVLFDTNVILDLLLDRKPFSEHSAVIISEVEKGKITGVLSATTITTIYYLVAKYLSKKEADRSMELIFSLFEIAPVNRTVLETAKRLNFNDFEDAVIYASAIHSKVDSVITRNIKDFKSKEIPVYEPAEFLKILKTCK from the coding sequence GTGAGAGTACTGTTTGATACAAATGTTATTTTAGACCTTCTACTTGACAGAAAACCATTTTCTGAGCATTCAGCAGTTATAATCTCAGAAGTGGAAAAAGGAAAAATAACAGGAGTTTTATCTGCTACTACTATAACAACTATATACTACCTCGTTGCAAAGTATTTGAGTAAGAAAGAAGCAGACAGAAGTATGGAGCTGATTTTTTCTTTATTTGAAATAGCACCTGTAAATAGAACAGTCCTTGAGACAGCCAAAAGGTTAAATTTTAATGATTTTGAAGATGCTGTAATATACGCATCAGCAATCCACTCAAAAGTAGATAGTGTAATAACACGAAACATTAAAGATTTTAAATCAAAAGAGATTCCTGTTTACGAGCCTGCAGAATTTTTAAAGATTCTAAAAACCTGTAAATAA
- a CDS encoding antitoxin codes for MKKTKIFKSGNSLAVRIPKGYHINAEEVYITKYDNKLVIFPEKEKWDVLFEILEELDEMERKDFLKNRNQPEPQERELF; via the coding sequence GTGAAAAAGACAAAAATCTTTAAAAGCGGAAACTCCTTAGCGGTGAGAATACCTAAAGGCTATCATATAAATGCTGAAGAGGTTTACATTACAAAGTATGACAATAAACTGGTCATATTCCCTGAAAAAGAGAAGTGGGATGTACTATTTGAGATATTAGAGGAACTGGACGAGATGGAAAGGAAGGATTTTCTTAAAAACAGAAATCAGCCAGAACCTCAAGAAAGAGAGTTGTTCTAA
- the vapC gene encoding type II toxin-antitoxin system tRNA(fMet)-specific endonuclease VapC: MIYMLDTNICSFIIRERPLTVKEKLKIIDINNNKVVLSSIVASELLYGAYKIGSPKLIDTVKTFIDFFEVLPFDLSAAEEYGKIRSFLEKKGIVIGAYDLQIAAHARSINAILVTNNIEEFSRVEGLKIEDWTK, translated from the coding sequence ATGATCTATATGCTTGATACAAATATATGTAGTTTCATAATTAGAGAAAGACCTCTAACTGTAAAAGAAAAACTAAAAATAATTGATATAAATAATAATAAAGTTGTACTGTCAAGTATTGTTGCATCAGAACTTCTGTATGGAGCTTATAAAATAGGAAGCCCGAAACTGATAGATACTGTAAAAACGTTCATTGATTTCTTTGAGGTTTTACCGTTCGATTTAAGTGCAGCTGAAGAATATGGAAAAATAAGGTCTTTTCTGGAAAAGAAAGGTATTGTTATCGGTGCTTATGACCTTCAGATAGCTGCCCACGCAAGATCTATAAATGCTATCCTGGTTACAAACAACATAGAAGAGTTCTCAAGAGTAGAAGGTCTAAAAATAGAAGATTGGACAAAGTAA
- a CDS encoding GGDEF domain-containing protein, with amino-acid sequence MDKKIFKDIIKKAYENFISELVDDPYLKKFFENRSIEKIKENQIKSFLTSLDENEEELRDRYINLGKFHYSLNLPYVEFFSSIEKLQKHIIITLTKEGLATPEIITEFFIFFERIKDFSALGYLFSIIEDDRVIIKKEIEKKIKRQFQEKFIKEHLIWFFDLTSDIQNLREKPSIEIDENRCKIKELLDPENVKVLLEDSKDIEQLRFVHTTIHENAKEIYASIKKKEYLKLLEAYISLVKNVLSMISIFTVAIARENIEKSRRDPLTDLLNRTVMDMIIARTIEISKISETPFSIAMLDVDNFKRINDTYGHIVGDCVLKEIAKIIKKSLRKSDFVFRYGGEEFLVLLPSTDSKHAYRIMERTRKNIEKASIKCDSHKINVTISIGLITVYPDETLNIKQIIQKADQNLYTAKKKGKNLVIA; translated from the coding sequence ATGGATAAAAAGATATTTAAAGATATTATAAAAAAAGCTTATGAAAATTTTATATCTGAACTTGTAGATGATCCATATTTAAAGAAATTCTTTGAAAATCGCAGTATTGAAAAGATAAAAGAAAACCAGATAAAAAGTTTTCTGACCTCATTAGATGAAAATGAGGAAGAACTTAGAGATAGGTACATAAATCTCGGTAAATTTCATTACAGTCTGAACCTTCCTTATGTTGAGTTTTTCTCATCTATAGAAAAACTACAGAAGCATATTATTATTACCCTCACAAAAGAAGGCTTGGCAACTCCAGAGATAATAACGGAATTTTTTATATTTTTTGAGAGAATAAAAGATTTTTCAGCCCTTGGCTATCTTTTCTCAATTATAGAGGATGACAGAGTTATTATAAAAAAAGAGATAGAAAAAAAGATAAAGAGGCAGTTCCAGGAAAAATTTATAAAAGAACATCTTATATGGTTTTTCGATCTAACCTCAGATATTCAAAATCTAAGGGAAAAACCATCAATAGAAATAGATGAGAACAGGTGTAAAATCAAAGAGCTGCTTGATCCCGAAAATGTAAAAGTACTATTAGAGGACAGCAAAGATATTGAACAGTTAAGGTTCGTCCACACCACTATTCACGAAAACGCAAAAGAGATATATGCGAGTATAAAAAAGAAGGAGTATCTTAAACTCCTTGAGGCGTATATATCCCTCGTTAAAAATGTTCTGTCAATGATAAGTATATTTACAGTAGCTATTGCAAGGGAAAACATAGAAAAATCAAGAAGAGATCCCCTTACTGATCTTTTAAACAGAACAGTTATGGATATGATAATAGCAAGAACAATAGAGATATCAAAGATATCTGAAACTCCCTTCTCAATAGCCATGCTTGATGTGGATAACTTTAAGAGGATAAACGATACATACGGTCATATTGTGGGAGACTGTGTTTTAAAGGAGATAGCAAAGATAATAAAGAAATCACTCAGAAAGTCTGATTTTGTTTTCAGATACGGTGGTGAGGAGTTCTTAGTTTTACTTCCATCAACAGACAGTAAACATGCTTACAGAATAATGGAAAGAACGAGGAAAAATATAGAAAAAGCCAGCATAAAATGCGACAGCCATAAAATTAATGTGACCATAAGCATAGGACTGATCACGGTCTATCCTGATGAGACATTAAATATTAAACAGATCATACAAAAGGCCGATCAGAACCTTTATACTGCAAAAAAGAAAGGCAAAAATTTAGTTATAGCGTGA
- a CDS encoding methylthioribulose 1-phosphate dehydratase, giving the protein MPYRLYQEEKQKAVNILNDIKVKLYNRGWFPATSGNLSYKLHDDPLYFAITSSGKDKGTVTHEDVIFVDKDAKPIEKTKLKPSAETKVHSQIYQRTDAGCVIHIHTVNNNFISQLYFEDGYVPIKDMEMIKALDIWKEDAFIKVPIIENFFDLDRLAEEAGKSINPEVPGLLIRNHGIYAWGRDEFEAKRHVEAFEFIFEYMRNMIIFKGCKDIF; this is encoded by the coding sequence ATGCCGTACAGACTTTATCAGGAAGAGAAACAAAAAGCTGTTAACATACTGAATGATATAAAGGTAAAGCTTTACAATAGGGGATGGTTTCCTGCCACAAGCGGTAATCTTTCTTACAAACTTCATGATGATCCTCTATATTTTGCTATCACAAGCAGTGGAAAAGATAAAGGAACCGTTACACATGAGGATGTTATATTTGTTGATAAAGATGCAAAACCCATAGAAAAAACAAAACTCAAACCTTCAGCTGAAACAAAAGTTCACTCACAGATATACCAGAGAACAGATGCTGGATGTGTGATACATATACATACTGTGAATAATAACTTTATCTCCCAGTTATACTTTGAAGATGGTTATGTTCCTATTAAAGATATGGAGATGATAAAAGCACTTGATATATGGAAGGAGGATGCATTTATAAAAGTCCCTATCATTGAGAACTTTTTTGATCTTGACAGACTTGCAGAAGAGGCAGGTAAATCCATTAATCCTGAAGTACCTGGACTTCTGATAAGAAATCACGGGATTTATGCATGGGGAAGAGATGAGTTTGAGGCTAAAAGACATGTAGAGGCCTTTGAGTTTATCTTTGAATACATGAGGAATATGATTATTTTTAAAGGCTGTAAAGATATATTTTAG
- a CDS encoding 1,2-dihydroxy-3-keto-5-methylthiopentene dioxygenase gives MPKIVFRDTGETIEGAEAVKEFLAQYGVTYEKWGVDRLPENLRTNYDLTPEEQQQIIDAYREELERLKKEKGYITEDIVVLSEKTPNLDDLMAKFKREHHHTDDEVRFVVDGSGIFPVKIEGRVVEIHVGPGDLIVVPAGARHWFELDENKKIKCIRVFKTPAGWEAIYNENEKATMND, from the coding sequence ATGCCAAAAATCGTTTTTAGAGATACAGGTGAGACTATAGAAGGGGCTGAGGCTGTTAAGGAGTTTTTAGCACAGTATGGTGTAACTTATGAAAAATGGGGTGTTGACAGACTACCAGAGAACCTGAGAACTAACTATGATTTAACCCCTGAAGAACAGCAGCAGATAATAGATGCATACAGGGAAGAGCTTGAAAGACTGAAAAAAGAAAAGGGATACATAACTGAGGATATAGTTGTTCTTTCTGAGAAGACACCAAATCTGGATGATCTTATGGCAAAGTTTAAAAGGGAACACCACCACACAGATGATGAGGTCAGATTTGTTGTTGATGGAAGCGGTATATTTCCTGTTAAGATAGAGGGAAGAGTTGTTGAGATACATGTCGGACCAGGTGATCTTATAGTTGTTCCTGCAGGGGCGAGACACTGGTTTGAGCTTGATGAGAATAAGAAGATCAAATGTATAAGGGTTTTCAAAACACCAGCAGGATGGGAAGCTATATACAACGAGAATGAAAAGGCAACAATGAATGATTAG
- a CDS encoding enoyl-ACP reductase FabI — MGLLEGKKALILGVANNKSIAYGIAKNFHQEGAELGFNYLNEKIEKRVRPIAEEFGSDLVVKCDVSSDDDIDNLVKAVKEKWGSVDIIVHSIAYANKEYLEGYYYRVDRQSFLQAMDISVYSFTAIAREFLPIMNEGGSLLTLSYYGAEKVVYNYNVMGVAKAALEASVKYLARDLGELKKIRVNAISAGPIKTLAASGIDQFSHILKTAEERAPLKKSVTIDEVGKAALFLCSDLGTGVTGEILYVDAGYHIIGM, encoded by the coding sequence ATGGGTTTATTAGAAGGAAAAAAGGCGTTAATCCTCGGCGTTGCAAATAATAAAAGTATCGCTTACGGGATAGCAAAGAATTTCCATCAGGAAGGAGCTGAGCTTGGTTTTAACTATCTTAATGAGAAGATAGAGAAAAGGGTGAGACCTATAGCTGAGGAGTTTGGATCAGATCTCGTCGTGAAATGTGATGTATCATCTGATGATGATATAGATAATCTTGTAAAGGCTGTAAAGGAGAAATGGGGATCTGTTGATATTATCGTTCATTCCATAGCATATGCTAACAAAGAGTATCTTGAAGGCTACTACTACAGGGTGGATAGACAGTCTTTTTTACAGGCTATGGATATTAGCGTTTACTCGTTTACAGCTATAGCGAGGGAGTTTTTACCTATTATGAATGAGGGAGGTAGCCTTTTAACCCTCTCATACTATGGGGCAGAGAAGGTTGTATACAACTACAATGTTATGGGTGTTGCAAAGGCTGCTTTGGAAGCTTCTGTAAAGTATCTTGCGAGGGATCTTGGGGAACTGAAAAAGATAAGGGTTAACGCTATATCTGCTGGACCTATAAAAACACTTGCCGCATCAGGTATAGACCAGTTCAGTCATATACTCAAAACTGCTGAGGAAAGAGCACCTCTTAAAAAGTCTGTAACAATTGATGAGGTAGGAAAGGCGGCTCTATTCCTGTGTTCAGACTTGGGGACCGGTGTAACAGGAGAAATACTTTATGTTGATGCTGGATATCATATTATAGGGATGTAA
- the thiS gene encoding sulfur carrier protein ThiS: MKVIINGEEREFDRELTIKELVEKLGIKAPNYAVAVGMEVIPKSEYDSYKIKDGDKVEIVTFVGGG, from the coding sequence ATGAAGGTTATTATAAATGGAGAAGAGAGAGAGTTTGATAGAGAGCTTACAATAAAAGAACTTGTAGAAAAGTTAGGTATAAAAGCACCTAATTATGCTGTTGCTGTAGGTATGGAGGTTATACCAAAAAGTGAGTACGACAGCTATAAGATAAAGGATGGAGATAAGGTAGAGATCGTTACATTTGTAGGTGGAGGTTAA
- the hisS gene encoding histidine--tRNA ligase has protein sequence MSQLRKVRGFQDIYGENAKKYRYVVDKAREVFERYNFEEIILPYVEDVSLFIRSVGEETDIVQKEMYVFEDRGGRKVALRPEGTASAVRAYIEEGLYAKGGYQKLFYEGAMFRYERPQAGRYRQFHQIGAEIFGVDTPLADAELIKMVKDILDSLRIDVRLEINSLGDFDSRKLYVEKLKVFLKEREELLCDDCRKRIERNPLRVLDCKVEECKRATEDAPVILDFLSEKSAERFEKLKEYLTGLGIDYKVNPRLVRGLDYYTDTVFEFITDKIGAQGTVAAGGRYDTLVKQLGGPDTPALGFAAGIERLMLLLEELPEERSVVVVIPVISDFNLEALKTAEKLRESGIKTELVLKEGSLKSRMKLANKIKGKFVIFVSEKPELKDMGTGEQEAFDNIDDLIEVLKGRVSY, from the coding sequence TTGTCTCAGCTCAGGAAGGTTAGAGGTTTTCAGGATATATACGGGGAAAACGCAAAAAAATACAGGTATGTTGTAGATAAAGCAAGGGAAGTCTTTGAGAGATACAACTTTGAGGAGATAATACTCCCTTACGTTGAGGATGTCTCCCTATTTATAAGATCAGTTGGGGAAGAGACAGATATAGTCCAAAAGGAGATGTATGTTTTTGAGGATAGGGGAGGAAGAAAGGTAGCTCTCAGACCTGAGGGAACAGCATCTGCTGTGAGAGCGTATATTGAGGAAGGGCTTTACGCTAAAGGTGGATACCAGAAGCTTTTTTATGAAGGGGCTATGTTCAGGTATGAGAGACCTCAGGCAGGTAGATACAGACAGTTTCACCAGATAGGGGCAGAGATATTCGGTGTTGATACACCTTTAGCTGATGCTGAGCTTATAAAGATGGTAAAGGATATACTTGACAGTCTAAGAATAGATGTGAGACTTGAGATAAACAGTCTCGGTGATTTTGATAGCAGGAAACTTTATGTGGAGAAGCTCAAAGTTTTCCTTAAGGAAAGGGAGGAACTTCTGTGTGATGACTGCAGGAAAAGGATAGAGAGGAACCCATTAAGGGTTCTGGACTGTAAGGTTGAAGAATGTAAGAGAGCAACAGAAGATGCCCCTGTTATACTTGATTTCCTTTCAGAGAAAAGTGCTGAGAGGTTTGAAAAATTAAAGGAGTATCTTACAGGCCTAGGCATAGATTACAAAGTAAATCCAAGACTTGTTAGGGGTCTTGACTACTATACGGATACGGTTTTTGAGTTTATAACAGATAAGATAGGTGCTCAGGGAACTGTGGCTGCAGGAGGAAGATACGACACTCTTGTTAAACAGCTTGGAGGTCCTGACACACCTGCGCTTGGATTTGCAGCTGGAATAGAAAGACTGATGCTTTTACTTGAAGAACTTCCTGAAGAAAGGTCTGTTGTTGTTGTAATTCCCGTAATATCAGATTTTAATCTTGAAGCATTGAAAACAGCAGAAAAACTGAGAGAATCAGGTATAAAAACGGAGCTTGTCCTTAAGGAAGGAAGTCTTAAATCAAGAATGAAACTTGCAAACAAGATAAAAGGGAAATTTGTGATCTTTGTTTCTGAAAAACCTGAGCTGAAAGATATGGGGACAGGAGAACAGGAAGCATTTGATAATATAGATGATCTTATTGAGGTTCTGAAAGGTAGAGTATCTTACTGA
- a CDS encoding bacteriohemerythrin: MILIEWNKELELGIPEIDKQHKKLVDMLNNFYTELEEGHKREAVEEFLKELEEYLAYHLDFEEKFMEEIGFPELDNHKKTHEMFKKLYAEEKERYMQGDEKALREIIAFAFSWLFSHIMKTDRKYAKYIQEKENTQ; this comes from the coding sequence ATGATTCTGATTGAGTGGAATAAGGAGCTTGAACTCGGTATCCCAGAGATAGACAAACAGCATAAAAAACTTGTTGATATGCTTAATAATTTCTATACTGAACTTGAAGAGGGACATAAAAGAGAAGCAGTAGAAGAGTTTTTAAAGGAACTTGAGGAGTATCTTGCCTATCATCTTGATTTTGAAGAGAAATTTATGGAGGAGATAGGATTCCCTGAACTTGACAACCATAAAAAAACACACGAGATGTTCAAAAAACTGTACGCAGAAGAAAAGGAAAGGTATATGCAGGGAGATGAAAAAGCCTTAAGGGAGATTATAGCATTTGCCTTCTCATGGCTATTTTCCCACATCATGAAAACTGACAGGAAGTATGCAAAATATATTCAGGAAAAAGAGAACACTCAGTAA
- the tgt gene encoding tRNA guanosine(34) transglycosylase Tgt, translated as MFKFELIKKDGDARLGRIFTSHGEIETPVFMPVGTQGTVKAVTKDQLLSTKPQIILGNTYHLYLRPGVDVLKHFGGLHRFMNWDLPILTDSGGFQVFSLAKEKNVQGKHKTEVILTEEGVKFRSHLDGSWHFFTPELVIQIQEIIGSDIIMPLDVCPPYPVSHTTARDAVEKTIRWLERSKKAKKDNGQALFGIVQGSTYPDLRRESALKTVEMEMDGYSIGGLSVGEPAEFMYEMTQIVVEILPENRPRYLMGVGTPENIVESVDKGVDMFDCVMPTRNARNGTLFTHYGRLNIKAAKHRLSDDPVDPECDCYTCRNFSRGYLRHLYNAEEITGMILGTIHNLRYYSLLMEKIRDSIRKGRFKQFKKEFYDKQSVVK; from the coding sequence CTGTTTAAATTTGAGCTTATAAAGAAGGATGGAGATGCAAGACTTGGAAGGATTTTTACTTCACATGGTGAGATAGAAACACCTGTTTTCATGCCTGTTGGAACACAGGGAACTGTTAAAGCCGTAACGAAGGATCAGCTTTTATCAACAAAACCCCAGATAATACTTGGAAATACTTACCATCTTTATCTGAGACCTGGAGTTGATGTTTTAAAACATTTCGGTGGACTTCACAGATTTATGAACTGGGATCTTCCCATCCTTACTGACAGTGGTGGGTTTCAGGTTTTCTCACTTGCTAAGGAGAAGAACGTTCAGGGAAAACATAAAACTGAGGTTATACTGACTGAAGAAGGTGTAAAGTTCAGATCACATCTTGACGGATCATGGCATTTTTTCACACCTGAGCTTGTGATCCAGATACAGGAGATAATAGGAAGTGATATAATCATGCCCCTTGATGTATGTCCCCCATATCCTGTAAGCCATACAACAGCAAGGGATGCTGTTGAAAAAACTATCAGATGGCTTGAAAGATCAAAGAAGGCAAAAAAAGATAACGGTCAGGCCCTTTTTGGTATTGTTCAGGGATCAACATACCCTGATCTCAGAAGGGAGAGTGCATTAAAGACTGTAGAGATGGAAATGGATGGTTACTCTATAGGAGGTCTTTCTGTAGGTGAGCCTGCTGAGTTTATGTATGAGATGACACAGATAGTTGTTGAGATACTTCCAGAGAACAGACCGAGATACCTTATGGGTGTTGGAACACCTGAAAATATTGTGGAGAGTGTTGATAAAGGTGTTGATATGTTTGATTGTGTTATGCCTACAAGGAATGCAAGGAATGGAACACTTTTTACTCACTACGGAAGGTTGAATATAAAGGCTGCAAAACACAGGCTGAGTGATGATCCTGTTGATCCTGAATGTGACTGTTATACATGCAGAAATTTCAGTAGAGGTTATCTGAGACATCTTTACAACGCTGAAGAGATAACAGGTATGATACTTGGGACTATTCATAACCTTAGATACTACAGTTTACTTATGGAGAAGATAAGAGATTCTATAAGGAAAGGAAGGTTTAAACAGTTTAAAAAGGAGTTTTATGATAAACAGAGTGTAGTTAAATAA
- a CDS encoding NYN domain-containing protein translates to MLRLFRKKRSDVKVVYRYPNEKVAIFIDGGNMFHACNYMQIKINYKKLIDILRKDRWLLRAYFYTGIPSGDLPRDVREQLRKQQGFLNELQNLGIKVKTMPLKKTPEGYIEKGIDILLATDMVSLAFRNAYDTAILVSGDSDYVPVVKEIQELGKRVENASFKRTSSYELRKVCDEFILLDNIKHRFTTPLYPEKIEKPPEVRFIDRIKEFFSKIIKKEKGRKR, encoded by the coding sequence ATGTTGAGACTGTTTAGGAAGAAGAGATCTGACGTAAAGGTCGTTTACAGATATCCAAATGAGAAGGTTGCCATATTTATAGATGGTGGAAATATGTTCCACGCCTGTAACTATATGCAGATAAAGATTAACTACAAAAAGCTGATTGATATTCTCAGGAAAGATAGATGGCTTTTGAGAGCTTATTTTTACACAGGAATTCCTTCTGGTGACCTTCCGAGGGATGTAAGAGAGCAGCTAAGAAAACAGCAGGGATTTTTAAATGAGCTCCAGAATTTAGGGATAAAAGTAAAGACGATGCCTTTGAAGAAAACGCCTGAAGGGTATATAGAGAAAGGTATAGATATACTTCTTGCTACAGATATGGTAAGCCTTGCCTTCAGAAATGCTTATGATACAGCTATACTTGTAAGTGGGGACAGTGATTATGTTCCTGTTGTTAAGGAGATACAGGAGCTTGGTAAAAGGGTTGAGAATGCCTCGTTCAAAAGAACAAGCTCCTATGAGCTTAGAAAGGTCTGTGATGAGTTTATACTTTTAGATAATATAAAACACAGATTTACAACACCACTTTATCCTGAGAAGATAGAAAAACCACCTGAGGTAAGATTTATAGACAGGATAAAAGAGTTTTTCTCTAAAATAATTAAAAAGGAAAAAGGAAGGAAGAGATGA
- a CDS encoding histone deacetylase family protein: protein MRKVGYIYDPVYLKHDTGEGHPERPERVSTIDSYIDEIKKDLVEIKPRRASAKEITLVHDTYYPQEIMDLCSAGGTYLDPDTRCSIFSYEAAVYAVGAGLEAVDSIMEGKVERVFANVRPPGHHAEFSKAMGFCIFNNVAITARYAQKKGYEKIFIIDFDAHHGNGTQKAFYDDDTVFYFSTHQYPFYPGTGSAEEKGVGKGLGFTYNVPLPAGTGDETYEDIYSMMLPDLVYHFRPDMVLVSAGYDLHIDDPLTHLEVTTEGIGKIVENILKTSDSPFIFMLEGGYNLQALGKSALITVKKMLTV, encoded by the coding sequence ATGAGAAAGGTAGGATATATTTACGATCCCGTTTATCTAAAACATGACACAGGTGAGGGTCATCCTGAAAGACCTGAAAGAGTCTCAACTATTGACAGTTATATAGATGAGATAAAGAAAGATCTTGTTGAGATAAAGCCGAGAAGGGCATCAGCTAAGGAGATAACACTGGTACACGACACATACTATCCTCAGGAGATAATGGATCTCTGTTCAGCAGGTGGGACGTATCTTGATCCTGATACGAGATGTTCTATATTCTCCTACGAGGCTGCTGTTTACGCTGTTGGTGCAGGACTTGAGGCTGTTGACAGTATAATGGAAGGTAAGGTTGAGAGGGTTTTTGCGAATGTGAGACCACCGGGACATCATGCTGAATTTTCAAAGGCTATGGGTTTCTGCATATTTAACAATGTGGCAATTACAGCAAGATACGCCCAGAAAAAAGGTTATGAGAAGATATTTATTATAGATTTTGATGCACACCACGGAAATGGAACACAGAAGGCTTTTTATGATGATGATACAGTTTTTTACTTTTCCACACACCAGTATCCTTTTTATCCCGGGACAGGCTCAGCAGAGGAGAAAGGTGTAGGGAAGGGTTTAGGTTTCACATACAATGTTCCCCTTCCTGCAGGAACAGGTGATGAAACATACGAGGATATATACTCCATGATGCTTCCAGATCTTGTTTACCATTTCAGGCCTGATATGGTTCTTGTGTCTGCAGGTTATGACCTTCATATAGATGATCCTCTCACACATCTTGAGGTAACAACTGAAGGTATAGGGAAGATCGTAGAGAATATACTGAAAACATCAGATAGCCCCTTTATATTTATGCTTGAAGGAGGTTACAATCTTCAGGCTCTTGGTAAGAGTGCATTAATCACAGTTAAGAAGATGTTAACTGTATGA